A single region of the Mercenaria mercenaria strain notata chromosome 6, MADL_Memer_1, whole genome shotgun sequence genome encodes:
- the LOC128557639 gene encoding uncharacterized protein LOC128557639, which translates to MGMSNAERQRRFRERRDADPERRQIYLQKGRERYRNDCKSGKVKPVEQLSDRDKRAIRKRWRTQKRKDRLRQKKNMETLKTLNTPPSTPEHENPSSRQKKQHKKKSRREEAKLYREKKKMELEIEKLKKKVEMYKKRLARKQSEDEKKQQDTPRRRTRKLLRNLAPKEVKKSLFSYQVLIEALRQKYKEKRKREKTEFATILCNQTLKKYRIKSETYKLIGQNLRRKRSKTGYNSLTKRVSEKVHAFYTRNDNSRLITGKKQTKTHKKIRKQRRVLLLNLKTLHKKFLSEGKTNVSYSVFCRLRPFYVVFPRQSDRNTCLRKTCNNTELLAEALTRAKATKSVDLNSYVEEAVCNINKKTCMYGECSVCKNKSVEVNKAVLDIDVTWFEWTTKRDVRKIKKAKTMIEKPVYVTVKECKEGKVDQLFDRFSDQLKRYQKHIYRTNTQYDYYSMRRKTLSENECIMRIDFSENYVCGYSEEIQSVHFGASKKQISLQTGVTYMNKSCRRTATLDYSTALSTE; encoded by the coding sequence ATGGGAATGTCAAATGCCGAGCGCCAAAGACGGTTTCGGGAACGTCGAGATGCTGATCCAGAAAGACGACAAATATATCTGCAGAAAGGCAGAGAGAGGTATCGAAATGACTGTAAAAGTGGAAAGGTCAAACCAGTTGAACAGTTATCAGACAGAGACAAAAGAGCCATCAGGAAGCGATGGAGAACACAAAAGCGAAAGGACAGGTTGCGACAGAAAAAGAACATGGAAACGCTTAAAACTTTGAATACACCTCCCTCGACACCAGAGCATGAAAATCCTAGTAGCAGACAGAAGAAACAACACAAAAAGAAGTCACGAAGAGAAGAAGCAAAATTATACAGAGAAAAAAAGAAGATGGAACTTGAGATagagaaattaaagaaaaaagtcGAAATGTACAAAAAGAGACTAGCCCGCAAACAGTCAGAAGACGAAAAGAAACAACAAGATACACCCAGAAGACGAACTCGAAAATTGTTGCGTAACCTTGCACCAAAGGAAGTAAAGAAATCTTTGTTTAGTTACCAAGTCCTAATAGAGGCACTCAGGCAGAAATATAAGGAGAAACGAAAGAGAGAAAAGACAGAGTTTGCCACAATTTTATGTAACCAAACACTGAAGAAATATCGTATCAAGAGTGAAACATATAAACTGATTGGACAAAACCTTCGAAGAAAACGGAGCAAAACCGGATATAACTCTTTAACAAAACGAGTGTCTGAAAAGGTGCATGCATTCTATACACGGAATGATAACTCGAGATTAATCACtggaaagaaacaaacaaaaacacacaaaaagatTAGAAAACAAAGAAGGGTGTTGCTATTGAACCTGAAAACCTTGCACAAAAAGTTCTTATCCGAGGGAAAGACGAACGTTAGTTACTCCGTGTTTTGTAGACTTAGACCGTTCTATGTTGTTTTTCCAAGGCAGAGTGATCGAAACACATGCTTGCGTAAAACATGCAATAATACAGAACTGCTAGCAGAAGCATTAACAAGGGCAAAGGCTACTAAATCAGTTGATTTAAATTCGTATGTAGAGGAGGCAGTGTGTAATATCAATAAGAAAACATGTATGTATGGTGAATGCAGTGTCTGCAAAAATAAAAGCGTTGAAGTGAACAAAGCTGTTTTGGACATAGATGTAACATGGTTCGAATGGACTACAAAGAGAGACGTGCGTAAAATAAAGAAAGCAAAAACTATGATAGAGAAGCCTGTCTATGTGACAGTGAAAGAATGTAAAGAAGGAAAGGTTGATCAACTATTTGATAGGTTTAGTGATCAGCTTAAAAGATACCAAAAACACATATATCGAACCAATACACAATATGACTATTACAGTATGAGAAGAAAAACACTTAGTGAAAATGAGTGCATTATGCGTATTGATTTTTCAGAGAACTATGTTTGCGGATATAGTGAAGAGATACAAAGTGTTCATTTTGGTGCGTCAAAAAAACAAATAAGCCTACAAACAGGTGTTACTtacatgaacaagagctgtcggaggacagcaacgctcgactattcaacagccttgtcgactgaatga